From Cecembia calidifontis, one genomic window encodes:
- the map gene encoding type I methionyl aminopeptidase: MSITKESELTGMQKVSEAVAYTLKEMRNYAKPGMTTKELDDFGAKILSGFGAKSAPYLTYGFPGWTCISVDNEFCHGIPSEKRILKEGDLVNIDVSAELDGFWSDNGGSFVLGEDVNQHQKLVDASKEILQKAIRNIKGGVKISEVGHIMETEAKKRGFKVVKNLGGHGIGRSLHEQPDEIMNYKNRFDQRRFRKNSVVAIETFISTTSTYATELNDGWTMVGNKGGFMAQHEHTIVITDGNPIILTEMNGIWN; this comes from the coding sequence ATGTCAATAACGAAAGAATCAGAATTAACCGGAATGCAAAAAGTGAGCGAAGCGGTTGCTTACACATTGAAGGAAATGCGCAACTATGCAAAACCGGGAATGACAACCAAAGAATTAGACGACTTCGGGGCAAAAATACTTTCAGGCTTCGGAGCAAAATCCGCACCGTATCTGACTTATGGTTTTCCAGGTTGGACTTGTATCAGTGTGGACAATGAGTTTTGCCACGGCATTCCGTCCGAGAAAAGAATACTGAAAGAGGGCGATTTGGTGAATATTGACGTTTCCGCCGAACTCGACGGCTTTTGGTCGGACAACGGAGGCTCATTCGTACTTGGAGAAGACGTCAACCAACATCAAAAATTGGTGGATGCATCCAAAGAAATCCTGCAAAAAGCCATCCGAAATATTAAGGGTGGTGTAAAAATTTCAGAAGTCGGACACATCATGGAAACCGAAGCAAAAAAAAGAGGCTTCAAGGTTGTTAAAAATTTGGGTGGACACGGCATCGGAAGGAGTTTACATGAACAACCCGATGAAATAATGAACTACAAAAACCGATTTGACCAAAGACGGTTTAGAAAAAATTCAGTAGTTGCCATTGAAACGTTTATTTCTACAACTTCAACCTATGCAACAGAGTTAAATGACGGTTGGACCATGGTAGGAAACAAAGGCGGTTTTATGGCGCAACACGAACATACAATCGTTATTACCGATGGAAACCCCATCATACTGACCGAAATGAATGGAATTTGGAATTAA
- a CDS encoding helix-turn-helix domain-containing protein codes for MDIRVKIGQRLRELRTKKGLSQEKFAFTCDLDRTYIASIEQGKRNVSVANIEKIATALDMSIYEFFKSDLFK; via the coding sequence GTGGACATAAGAGTAAAAATTGGACAACGTCTTCGAGAACTAAGAACCAAAAAAGGACTTAGTCAAGAAAAGTTTGCTTTTACTTGCGACCTTGATAGAACTTATATCGCAAGTATTGAACAGGGCAAAAGAAATGTATCTGTTGCCAATATTGAAAAAATTGCAACTGCGTTAGATATGTCCATTTACGAATTTTTTAAATCAGATTTATTCAAGTAA
- a CDS encoding Eco57I restriction-modification methylase domain-containing protein has protein sequence MSVKVQKSQNDVLKFLEMKVSGQTVFEQKLNGGSRKQNGVFFTNSISTIDKLLDVIEIDADVFHKKILEPSCGQGIFLLRLIARIYEKYPDELLISNFIERNLFFVDVDSLMVKKTIDNISAFYLFLFGEKFKGSFNAINWDFTDKKAPKGLFDDLTPTPFSDLYGSFDFIIGNPPYVTLYGRRDKKENEEQRVNYLRNYEQFPDYVKNGKLNLVMLFIEHSLDLLKQDGKLSFIIDVSFFETAYVYTRKFLLEQTIINELQVNIKDFDVASGQVILKITKNNNNKNNRVKIIDWKTQKSYDVLQSSWFNKDDEYKFRYNGCSVSKNIIDKINSKKDKTILQLFPNKNLRTCVMLLDMEDKFTFSYKPETNENLIFPYYQGSKALSEKFGELSFSKYFYYNKPLQDEINEKLKQELEKAGVKNKKRIGLGETAIYENPKIYIRQSAKEIIATLDLNKSSANNSLYVFSFRNNTDETIDFLYFLCGWLNTDLVTYYAQQMNIIRFSQGKQPQIKISDLGTIYIPMNKSLQKQFTDLTKKLYESPSNKNELTVRMNDLINNYYGLTRDEIETVLTSIKDF, from the coding sequence ATGTCTGTAAAAGTTCAAAAAAGTCAGAACGATGTCTTGAAGTTCCTTGAAATGAAAGTTTCAGGTCAGACCGTTTTTGAACAAAAACTCAATGGAGGAAGCCGAAAACAAAACGGAGTTTTCTTTACTAATTCAATTTCTACAATTGATAAACTTTTAGATGTAATTGAAATTGATGCTGATGTATTTCACAAAAAAATACTTGAGCCTTCTTGCGGTCAGGGAATTTTTCTCCTTAGATTAATTGCTAGGATTTATGAAAAATATCCTGACGAATTATTGATTTCAAATTTCATTGAAAGAAATTTATTCTTCGTTGATGTTGATAGTTTAATGGTGAAAAAAACGATTGACAATATTTCAGCATTTTATTTATTCCTTTTTGGCGAAAAATTTAAAGGTTCATTTAATGCGATTAATTGGGACTTTACGGACAAAAAAGCACCCAAAGGTTTATTTGATGACTTGACTCCTACACCATTTTCTGATTTGTATGGCTCTTTTGATTTTATAATTGGTAATCCGCCATATGTAACGCTTTATGGTCGTAGAGATAAAAAGGAGAATGAGGAGCAAAGAGTTAATTACCTCAGAAATTATGAGCAGTTTCCAGATTATGTGAAAAACGGTAAACTTAATTTGGTGATGCTCTTTATTGAACATTCATTGGATTTGCTTAAACAAGATGGTAAATTAAGTTTCATAATTGATGTTTCATTTTTTGAAACAGCCTACGTTTACACACGTAAGTTTCTTTTAGAGCAAACAATTATTAACGAGTTGCAGGTTAATATTAAAGATTTCGATGTTGCAAGCGGTCAAGTTATTTTAAAAATAACTAAAAACAATAACAACAAAAATAATCGAGTGAAAATCATAGATTGGAAAACACAAAAATCGTATGATGTTTTACAATCAAGTTGGTTTAATAAAGATGATGAGTACAAGTTTAGATATAATGGCTGTAGTGTTTCAAAAAATATAATTGACAAGATTAATTCTAAGAAAGATAAAACCATTTTACAGCTTTTCCCTAATAAGAATTTACGGACTTGTGTAATGTTGCTTGATATGGAAGATAAATTTACTTTCAGTTATAAACCTGAAACAAATGAAAATCTTATATTCCCTTATTATCAAGGCTCTAAAGCGTTATCGGAAAAGTTCGGTGAACTAAGCTTCTCTAAATATTTCTATTACAACAAGCCTTTGCAAGATGAAATAAATGAGAAACTAAAGCAAGAATTAGAAAAGGCTGGGGTAAAGAATAAAAAAAGAATTGGTTTGGGTGAAACAGCAATTTATGAAAATCCTAAAATTTACATTCGCCAATCAGCAAAAGAAATAATTGCAACTCTTGATTTGAATAAAAGTTCTGCTAACAATAGCCTTTATGTTTTTTCTTTTAGAAATAATACAGATGAAACTATTGATTTTCTTTATTTTTTATGCGGTTGGTTAAATACGGATTTGGTGACTTACTATGCTCAACAAATGAATATAATTCGCTTTTCACAAGGTAAGCAGCCACAAATAAAGATTTCTGATTTAGGAACAATCTATATTCCAATGAACAAGTCCTTGCAAAAACAATTCACTGATTTAACGAAAAAACTTTATGAAAGTCCGTCAAACAAAAATGAATTAACAGTCAGGATGAACGATTTAATTAATAACTATTATGGATTAACAAGAGATGAAATTGAAACTGTTTTAACAAGTATCAAAGATTTTTGA
- a CDS encoding response regulator transcription factor translates to MKILIIEDENELADSISEYLSEENYLCEFARTYNQALEKIESFHYDCILLDIMLPDGNGMNILEELKRQDKQDGVIIISAKNALDDKIKGLQIGADDYLTKPFHLSELAARIYSVIRRKQFGNSNTVRQNELEIDLLAKTISVHNQPVILTKKEFDLLLYFVGNKNRVISKSTLAEHLSGDFADMLDNHDFVYAHIKNLKKKLSEAGCESYLKTVYGTGYKWEG, encoded by the coding sequence ATGAAAATACTGATTATAGAAGACGAAAACGAACTTGCCGACAGCATCTCCGAATATCTTTCGGAAGAAAACTATTTGTGTGAGTTTGCCCGAACGTATAATCAAGCATTGGAGAAAATCGAATCATTTCATTACGACTGCATCTTATTAGACATTATGTTGCCAGACGGCAACGGAATGAATATTTTAGAAGAACTCAAAAGACAAGACAAACAAGACGGAGTAATTATTATTTCTGCAAAAAACGCATTAGACGACAAAATAAAAGGACTTCAAATTGGTGCAGACGACTACTTGACAAAGCCTTTTCATCTTTCTGAATTAGCAGCAAGAATTTACTCGGTTATCCGAAGAAAACAATTCGGAAATTCAAATACCGTTCGACAAAATGAATTAGAAATAGACTTGCTTGCAAAGACTATTTCAGTTCATAATCAACCTGTTATTCTAACCAAAAAAGAATTTGATTTATTGCTCTACTTTGTCGGAAATAAAAACAGAGTAATTTCAAAAAGCACCTTAGCTGAACATCTTTCAGGTGATTTTGCAGATATGTTAGACAATCACGATTTTGTTTACGCTCATATCAAAAACTTAAAAAAGAAATTGAGTGAAGCTGGATGCGAAAGTTATTTAAAGACTGTTTACGGAACAGGTTATAAATGGGAAGGATGA
- a CDS encoding sensor histidine kinase, which yields MNRLLNKSLKSFTIYALIVLAASVPAYLYLVDSIWLRELDEHNEIVADRTENELNKLQLSEIELNQSILLWNKIQPGTNLQKTTLEKNRKDSTYTVSRKNPYVTHQDIDRFRGLSRVIEINGEYYLLTVETNVEETEETVVAIAVLTFLFFLIMVVGFLILNRRLSVKLWQPFKNTLAKLKAFNLNSQSNISFEKSTILEFEELNVALNKLIEHTVSVYKSQKEFTENASHELQTPLAIIKNKLDILLQKEALTDRQYQIIEDINKALTRVSRINKNLLLLAKIENHQFDDSETINLSELTTECIEQLQEHFSNKDLNLKSSIDEDCVVTGNSILIEILINNLLLNSIRHNLLKGTVEVKLSKSGFIISNSGRTALEQEQLFKRFKKTSDESLGSGLGLAIVEQICKRHQWKITYEFQQDTHTFKISF from the coding sequence ATGAATAGATTACTAAACAAATCGCTTAAATCATTCACCATTTACGCACTTATTGTATTAGCGGCAAGTGTTCCTGCATACCTTTATTTGGTTGATAGCATTTGGCTTCGTGAATTGGACGAGCATAATGAAATTGTTGCTGACAGAACGGAAAACGAACTCAATAAATTACAACTGTCTGAAATTGAATTAAATCAAAGCATATTACTTTGGAACAAAATTCAACCCGGAACCAACCTCCAAAAGACCACTTTAGAAAAAAACAGAAAAGACAGCACCTACACAGTATCAAGAAAAAACCCCTATGTAACTCACCAAGATATTGACCGATTTCGGGGGCTTTCGAGAGTGATTGAAATAAATGGAGAATATTATTTACTCACCGTAGAAACCAATGTTGAAGAAACCGAAGAAACGGTCGTTGCAATAGCTGTTCTGACCTTTTTGTTTTTTCTGATTATGGTTGTCGGCTTTCTGATTCTAAACAGACGATTATCCGTAAAACTATGGCAACCTTTTAAAAATACTTTGGCGAAGTTGAAAGCATTTAATCTCAATTCACAAAGCAATATTTCGTTTGAAAAATCAACTATCCTTGAGTTTGAAGAATTGAATGTGGCTTTGAATAAATTAATCGAACACACGGTTTCGGTTTACAAATCGCAAAAAGAATTTACAGAAAATGCATCTCACGAATTGCAAACTCCTTTGGCAATCATCAAAAACAAATTGGACATACTGCTGCAAAAAGAAGCTTTAACAGACAGGCAGTACCAAATTATTGAAGACATAAATAAAGCATTGACAAGGGTTTCACGCATCAACAAAAATCTATTGTTGCTTGCCAAAATAGAAAACCATCAGTTTGATGATAGTGAAACAATAAATTTGAGCGAATTGACCACAGAATGTATAGAGCAATTGCAAGAACATTTTTCAAACAAAGACCTGAACCTAAAATCATCAATAGACGAAGATTGTGTGGTAACAGGAAATAGTATTTTGATTGAAATTCTCATCAACAATCTATTGCTCAACTCAATTAGGCATAATTTACTAAAAGGAACAGTTGAAGTTAAGTTGAGCAAATCGGGCTTTATTATTAGCAATTCAGGAAGGACTGCATTGGAGCAAGAACAGCTTTTCAAACGGTTTAAAAAAACTTCTGACGAAAGCTTAGGAAGTGGACTTGGATTGGCTATAGTTGAGCAAATCTGCAAAAGACATCAATGGAAAATTACCTATGAATTTCAGCAGGACACACACACTTTTAAAATCAGCTTCTAG
- the omp85 gene encoding Omp85 family outer membrane protein, translating to MKRSIATLFILFSITIVKAQEKDSLSFIKSKRMSDADLEKKKEGTFITGIPDFSSDPVTGFGFGARTNIYWNGNRENPLFPYTPYLMKLTANAAYYTSNARELILKLDVPYYKGTRWRFKVDFKAQQNPANLYFGLTESTLGQLRLPSDENTTFSTYREFDRARKIVRTGGVGEADFVTDALSNRFRETEYMLNLKADYALGNGKWRIMGGYEIQHLSYATFEGMEADAIDPITGQNTTAPNGISLLRRDFENGLISGVDGGWVSIIQTALIFDTRDFEPDPTKGYYFEVANEYSSKYIGSQFDFDKLFIQGRAYQKIPVGKRTVLAGRFGVGNIFGNNAPFFEFQDQWSPEGSINALGGRQSLRGYRANRFLARSMWFTNVELRVRLAETKLGKQRFAFGVAPFFDAGTVRDRWQELNFKNIKTSYGGGLRIAWNQSTILSFDYGRSKEDRLFYFGIGQAF from the coding sequence ATGAAGCGTAGTATAGCAACTCTGTTTATTCTGTTTTCAATCACAATTGTAAAGGCACAAGAAAAAGACAGTCTTTCATTCATCAAATCGAAAAGAATGTCTGATGCCGACCTTGAAAAAAAGAAAGAAGGAACATTTATCACAGGCATTCCAGACTTTTCTTCTGACCCAGTTACAGGTTTTGGATTTGGTGCAAGAACAAATATTTATTGGAATGGCAACCGAGAAAACCCTTTGTTTCCTTACACGCCCTACCTAATGAAACTGACGGCCAATGCGGCTTATTACACTTCAAATGCAAGAGAATTAATTTTAAAATTGGATGTCCCCTACTACAAAGGAACACGTTGGAGATTTAAAGTGGACTTCAAAGCACAACAAAATCCAGCCAACCTTTATTTTGGACTAACTGAATCTACGCTCGGTCAACTTCGCTTACCTTCTGACGAAAACACAACTTTTTCAACTTATCGAGAATTTGACAGAGCGAGAAAAATAGTAAGAACAGGTGGAGTTGGAGAAGCTGATTTTGTAACAGATGCACTCTCAAACCGATTTAGGGAAACCGAATATATGCTCAACCTTAAAGCCGATTATGCACTTGGAAATGGTAAGTGGCGGATAATGGGTGGTTATGAAATACAGCATTTGAGCTACGCCACTTTTGAAGGAATGGAAGCGGATGCAATTGACCCAATTACAGGACAAAACACGACCGCTCCAAACGGAATTTCACTTTTAAGACGTGATTTTGAAAACGGTTTAATTTCGGGCGTTGACGGTGGTTGGGTTTCCATTATTCAAACAGCGTTGATTTTTGACACAAGAGATTTTGAACCCGACCCTACAAAAGGTTATTACTTTGAAGTAGCGAATGAATATTCAAGTAAATACATAGGTTCACAGTTTGATTTTGACAAACTTTTCATTCAAGGACGAGCCTATCAGAAAATACCAGTTGGAAAAAGGACAGTTTTAGCAGGTAGGTTTGGAGTGGGAAATATATTTGGAAACAATGCCCCGTTTTTTGAATTTCAAGACCAATGGAGTCCCGAAGGAAGTATCAACGCATTAGGTGGCAGACAATCATTGCGTGGCTATCGAGCAAACCGTTTTTTGGCTCGTTCAATGTGGTTTACTAATGTAGAATTGAGAGTAAGACTTGCAGAAACAAAATTAGGAAAACAAAGATTTGCGTTTGGAGTAGCACCATTCTTTGATGCAGGAACAGTAAGAGACCGTTGGCAAGAATTAAACTTTAAAAATATTAAAACTTCCTATGGGGGTGGACTAAGAATTGCTTGGAATCAATCCACCATTTTATCGTTTGACTATGGACGTTCAAAAGAAGACAGACTGTTTTACTTTGGCATTGGACAAGCATTTTAG
- a CDS encoding IS30 family transposase → MNKFKHLSQEQRYQIEALFRNGTSQTKIAAIIGVNKSTVSRELQRNTGKRGRYSGEYKAAVAQNRTDERHRLKRKRIKFTESLKEEARKFLVVDKLSPELISVTWKKQGKEGVCHETLYNWIFTAKKSSHWRYRRDRELYKNLRHGKRKRKRGNYRHTRGIIRERVPIDQRPPVVEKRQRIGDIEVDLMMGKNHKSALLVLVDRATLVTTIEKLDGKNADIIEQKIAKRIQRIGASFFKSITFDNDMAFANHYKIRDKFNIPTFFTRPYTSQDKGTVENRIGLIRAFLPKGTDLNQISREQIQNIETKINNRPIRKFNYLSPIECLMKKLGVAFMT, encoded by the coding sequence ATGAATAAATTTAAACATCTCAGCCAGGAACAAAGGTACCAAATAGAGGCTTTATTTAGAAACGGAACTTCCCAGACCAAAATCGCTGCGATTATCGGTGTCAACAAAAGTACTGTATCCAGAGAACTTCAAAGAAATACCGGCAAGAGGGGCCGTTATAGCGGTGAATATAAGGCTGCAGTTGCCCAGAACCGTACAGACGAAAGACATAGACTCAAGAGAAAGCGAATCAAATTTACCGAGTCCCTTAAAGAAGAGGCCCGCAAATTCCTTGTTGTTGACAAATTGAGCCCAGAGCTAATATCGGTCACCTGGAAGAAACAAGGTAAAGAAGGGGTTTGTCATGAGACACTCTACAACTGGATATTTACTGCCAAAAAAAGTAGCCATTGGAGATACCGAAGGGACAGGGAGCTTTACAAGAATCTCCGGCATGGTAAAAGAAAGCGTAAGAGAGGTAATTACAGGCATACCAGAGGAATTATCAGGGAGAGAGTTCCAATTGACCAAAGGCCTCCTGTAGTTGAAAAAAGACAAAGGATAGGAGATATTGAAGTAGACCTTATGATGGGGAAAAACCACAAATCAGCTCTTTTGGTACTGGTGGACAGGGCAACCTTGGTTACTACCATAGAGAAACTTGATGGTAAAAATGCAGATATCATTGAACAGAAAATAGCAAAGAGAATACAGAGAATTGGTGCTTCGTTCTTCAAATCAATCACTTTCGATAATGATATGGCATTCGCAAACCATTATAAAATCAGAGATAAATTCAATATCCCAACATTCTTTACAAGACCATACACTTCACAGGATAAAGGAACAGTGGAAAACAGAATCGGACTTATCAGGGCTTTCCTGCCAAAGGGTACTGACCTCAATCAAATCTCTCGGGAACAGATCCAAAATATAGAAACCAAAATCAATAACAGGCCAATAAGAAAGTTTAATTATCTTAGTCCTATCGAATGTCTAATGAAAAAATTAGGCGTTGCATTTATGACTTGA
- a CDS encoding S8 family serine peptidase encodes MKRSFFIALLLLGSIIANAQEYYYWANGEKYFLELYAEKQYILIQGQNKIAIAKELEVSEQSISELKPIILSSTINNDRASKPVESNQYWAFVNSTIDKAKVESSGIVYAAPSFLVNGKEIGLSQYFYVKLRKEKDIEILESLARDNQVEIIGNDSFMPLWYILSCDKNSKGNALEMANLFYELGYFDSAEPDLMEDFLMGCTNDPLFAQQWHLNNTGQAGGTVGNDIRACQAWNITTGCANIVVAVLDHGLEFNHPDFNNISPISFDTENGTPPSVVRGNHGVAVAGVIGATRNNTLGVSGVSPDVQLMSISNNLVLAPLLSQRLANGINFAWQNGAAIINNSWGSNAIEQQGLINDAINNAVTQGRGGLGTIVICITHNQSTSSIAFPSNNPQTIAVGAINRTPSRASFSNYGTGIDVVAPGVSISTTDRQGALGYNQTAGPNGDYTSVDGTSFAAPQVAGIAALILSVNPALTLQQVRNAIESSTDKVGNYTYTLGAGEQPNLTWNNQMGYGRVNAFRALQTAFPITGPNLICTNGTYNLQNQPAGTTITWSSSNPNGLAINPTTGVATRQNNFSGPITLTATINGGCAPVNLTRNIWVGNPGASVSTLIYPVGLRGVNPVTLNASAIYQFRVDQVEGFPTSWTWILPQGFSFYSGSTTSTPYIMTSSSYGNYTMHCRVNNACGFSYTNSLDIILQSGGGGTPLRVRNDSEEAVSEEVNSLEVQINKNPYPNPATDAFNIEVEELSILTLTGSTGQKILSVSGVGKITILVADLSNGIYFLSITNGSAIVRHKVLIQR; translated from the coding sequence ATGAAAAGGTCATTCTTCATTGCGCTCCTTTTGCTTGGCTCAATCATTGCAAACGCACAGGAGTATTATTATTGGGCTAACGGAGAAAAGTACTTTTTAGAACTGTATGCAGAGAAGCAATACATTTTAATCCAAGGGCAAAATAAAATTGCAATAGCAAAAGAATTGGAAGTATCAGAGCAAAGTATTTCGGAGCTTAAACCGATTATCCTTAGCAGTACAATTAATAATGATAGAGCTAGCAAGCCCGTAGAAAGCAATCAATATTGGGCTTTTGTTAATAGCACAATCGACAAAGCGAAAGTCGAATCATCTGGTATTGTTTATGCCGCACCCTCATTTCTAGTAAATGGTAAAGAGATTGGCTTGTCACAATACTTTTATGTAAAACTAAGAAAAGAAAAGGATATAGAAATTTTAGAATCCTTGGCAAGAGACAACCAAGTGGAAATCATTGGGAATGACAGTTTCATGCCTTTATGGTACATTCTTTCATGTGATAAAAATTCTAAGGGTAATGCACTGGAAATGGCTAATCTTTTTTATGAACTAGGGTATTTCGATTCTGCTGAACCTGACTTAATGGAGGATTTTTTAATGGGTTGCACAAATGATCCATTGTTTGCTCAACAGTGGCACTTAAATAATACCGGACAGGCTGGCGGAACTGTTGGTAATGACATTAGAGCTTGCCAAGCATGGAATATAACTACGGGATGCGCTAACATAGTAGTTGCAGTTTTAGACCATGGTTTAGAGTTTAATCATCCGGATTTTAATAATATTAGTCCGATAAGTTTTGATACTGAAAATGGTACGCCTCCAAGTGTTGTAAGAGGAAATCATGGGGTGGCTGTTGCGGGAGTAATTGGCGCTACACGAAATAATACTTTAGGTGTATCGGGTGTGTCACCTGATGTACAATTGATGTCAATAAGCAATAATTTGGTTCTGGCACCCCTGTTAAGTCAAAGACTCGCTAACGGAATTAATTTTGCTTGGCAAAATGGAGCAGCGATAATTAATAATAGCTGGGGGAGTAATGCCATTGAACAACAAGGGCTGATTAATGATGCTATAAATAATGCAGTAACTCAAGGTAGAGGTGGTTTGGGTACGATCGTGATTTGTATTACTCATAATCAAAGTACCAGTTCAATCGCTTTTCCCTCTAATAATCCACAAACAATAGCAGTTGGTGCTATAAATCGAACCCCAAGTCGTGCAAGCTTTTCAAATTATGGAACCGGGATAGACGTTGTAGCACCGGGTGTAAGTATAAGCACAACAGATAGGCAGGGAGCTTTAGGTTACAATCAAACTGCTGGGCCTAATGGTGACTATACGTCTGTTGACGGAACGTCTTTTGCCGCACCTCAAGTTGCTGGTATAGCTGCTTTAATTCTTTCTGTAAACCCTGCTTTGACTTTACAACAAGTTCGTAATGCAATTGAAAGTTCAACGGATAAAGTCGGAAATTATACATATACCCTCGGTGCCGGTGAACAACCTAATCTAACATGGAATAATCAAATGGGATACGGTAGAGTAAATGCATTCCGGGCGCTTCAAACTGCATTCCCAATTACGGGGCCTAATTTGATCTGCACTAATGGCACATATAACCTTCAAAACCAACCTGCCGGCACGACTATCACATGGAGCAGCAGCAATCCAAATGGATTAGCTATTAATCCCACTACAGGCGTAGCAACACGACAAAATAATTTCAGTGGCCCGATTACATTAACGGCAACAATCAATGGTGGGTGTGCGCCAGTTAACCTTACAAGAAACATATGGGTTGGTAATCCAGGAGCTTCCGTCAGTACATTAATTTACCCTGTAGGTTTACGTGGAGTTAATCCCGTTACTCTGAATGCTAGCGCGATTTATCAATTCCGTGTTGATCAAGTAGAGGGTTTTCCGACATCATGGACCTGGATTTTGCCACAGGGATTTTCATTTTATAGTGGTAGCACTACATCCACACCATATATAATGACAAGTTCATCATATGGAAATTATACTATGCATTGTCGCGTCAATAATGCTTGTGGATTTAGCTATACAAATAGTTTGGACATCATTCTTCAGTCAGGTGGCGGTGGTACTCCACTCCGTGTCCGGAATGATTCTGAAGAGGCTGTTTCTGAAGAAGTAAATAGCTTGGAGGTACAAATAAATAAGAATCCTTATCCAAACCCAGCTACTGACGCTTTCAATATAGAAGTGGAAGAGTTAAGTATTCTGACATTAACGGGCTCAACAGGACAAAAAATACTTTCAGTTTCAGGTGTTGGTAAAATTACAATTCTAGTTGCTGATCTATCCAATGGAATTTATTTTCTGAGCATTACAAACGGAAGTGCTATCGTAAGACATAAGGTCTTGATTCAACGTTAG
- a CDS encoding TetR/AcrR family transcriptional regulator, whose translation MKEKKDELIVQDIINGAKKLMQQYGLKKTTMEDIAKAAGKSKSTLYYYFKDKEEIFDRVINLEIDEFFQTVKITVNKQADAISMLKAYIVTKVKTLRDKTNLYSFAIENDLQGRINKEFTNLRNRYDNEERKLIGSILTKGVESKLFTNEITPEIDTLSELLVSCIRGVEMDIIAHNKNKALADKADLLVEILIKGIGR comes from the coding sequence ATGAAAGAAAAAAAAGACGAACTAATTGTTCAAGACATAATAAATGGTGCTAAAAAGCTAATGCAGCAGTATGGTTTGAAAAAAACCACAATGGAAGATATTGCCAAAGCTGCGGGCAAAAGCAAAAGCACCTTATATTATTATTTCAAAGACAAAGAAGAAATATTTGACAGGGTTATCAACCTTGAAATAGACGAGTTTTTCCAAACAGTAAAAATTACCGTTAATAAACAGGCAGATGCAATCAGTATGCTGAAAGCATACATTGTAACAAAAGTCAAAACATTAAGGGATAAGACCAACCTGTATAGCTTTGCGATTGAAAATGATTTGCAGGGGCGGATTAATAAAGAGTTTACCAATCTGCGAAACAGGTACGACAATGAAGAAAGGAAACTGATAGGTTCTATTTTGACAAAAGGTGTTGAAAGTAAATTATTCACAAATGAAATCACACCTGAAATAGATACATTAAGCGAACTTTTAGTAAGCTGCATTAGAGGTGTAGAAATGGACATCATTGCACATAACAAGAATAAGGCTTTAGCAGATAAAGCAGACTTGTTGGTTGAAATCCTTATAAAAGGTATCGGCAGATAA